A stretch of DNA from Cyanobacteriota bacterium:
GTCTATGACTAATACCCCAACTGCAGATATTGAGCGAACGGCAGCTCAAATCAAGGATTTGTATCTTGCTGGGTCTTCAATGGTCAGGCTCACTATCAAAGACGAAGCCTCTGCTCGTGTTATTCCGTTAATCAATTCTAAGTTACGTGCTGATGGATTAGAGATTCCGCTTGTTGGAGATTTTCATTACAACGGACATCTTTTATTAGATCAGTTTCCTGAATGCGCAAGTACTTTATCTAAGTACAGAATCAATCCGGGCAATGTTGGTTACGGCGACAAACATGATTATAATTTCGATACCATTATCAAAATCGCCAAAGCCAATGATAAAGCAGTGCGCATCGGTGTGAATTGGGGCTCGCTTGATCAGGATTTGCTTACTGAATTTATGGAGCGGAATGATGGCAAGCTCAGTTTTAAACAAGTTATCTACCAAGCAATGAAAGAATCAGCCCTGCGCTCTGCTGAGCTTGCAATGCAAGCTGGACTTGCCGAAGACAAAATCATTATCAGCGTCAAGATGTCTGAAGTGCATGATCTTATTAATGTTTATCGAGAAGTCGCCAAGTCTTGCAATTTCCCTCTACATCTAGGTTTGACAGAAGCTGGTACGCCAGTCAAGGGTATGATCTCAAGTGCAGCAGCACTTGCTATTCTACTTAATGAAGGTATCGGTGATACCATCCGCATGTCACTTACTCCAAGTGCTGGCACTGGTGAGCTTGCTGACCGTGCGCTTGAAGTCAGAGCTTGCCAAGAACTTCTGCAAGCACTCGAGCTTGCATATTTCAAGCCAAGCATCACCAGCTGCCCAGGTTGCGGGCG
This window harbors:
- the ispG gene encoding flavodoxin-dependent (E)-4-hydroxy-3-methylbut-2-enyl-diphosphate synthase produces the protein MRRKTSQVKIQDGLFIGSEHPIVVQSMTNTPTADIERTAAQIKDLYLAGSSMVRLTIKDEASARVIPLINSKLRADGLEIPLVGDFHYNGHLLLDQFPECASTLSKYRINPGNVGYGDKHDYNFDTIIKIAKANDKAVRIGVNWGSLDQDLLTEFMERNDGKLSFKQVIYQAMKESALRSAELAMQAGLAEDKIIISVKMSEVHDLINVYREVAKSCNFPLHLGLTEAGTPVKGMISSAAALAILLNEGIGDTIRMSLTPSAGTGELADRALEVRACQELLQALELAYFKPSITSCPGCGRTSSTYFQQLAEEINQHVLEQINTWKPKYPGVEKLKIAVMGCIVNGPGESKYADIGISLPGDNEDPVAPVYIDGKLAVTLRGDNISNEFKEILENYICTSFRITKEAAVR